A part of Denitratisoma oestradiolicum genomic DNA contains:
- a CDS encoding hemolysin family protein gives MNALAILVLLILICGFFALAEMALAASRRSRLQLMVDVGSHAAAQAMRIKETPSRFIAATQTGLTTASLLAGIFGENALAGHIETFIATSLPLLAAARSEIAITTTVIVVTAFAIVFGEIVPKRIALAYPEQVASLVAPFMQLFIRALSPAIRLLSWSADLVLKVLPVRSAPEVNGVEDILAAVDEGIRSGAIAPEESHLLGNVFLLEGRHVAAVMTPLKDVAFIDLDRSHNENLHVLREAPHGRYPICRGSMQKVVGLAESRTLLQAALAGELKHFADMPLIPPLYIPASLTLLELLRTFRERNADFALVVNEFGLTEGVVTISDLFQTMAGNMMPGVDAPEQSLAVQREDGSWLLDGLLPIDMLQDKLDIAGLGEDANGLYHTVGGFVVAHMGKIPKRAEKFRHGEWQFEVVDMDHNRVDEVLAVKLQVTTDPDQGTP, from the coding sequence ATGAACGCCCTGGCGATATTGGTCCTGCTGATCTTGATCTGCGGCTTTTTTGCCCTAGCAGAGATGGCCCTGGCCGCATCAAGACGGTCCCGATTGCAACTCATGGTCGATGTCGGCAGCCACGCGGCAGCGCAGGCGATGCGCATCAAGGAAACCCCTTCGCGCTTCATCGCGGCCACGCAAACCGGGCTGACCACCGCAAGTCTGTTGGCGGGTATCTTTGGCGAGAATGCCCTGGCCGGGCATATCGAGACCTTCATCGCGACGTCGCTGCCGCTGCTCGCGGCGGCGCGCAGCGAGATCGCCATCACCACCACCGTAATTGTGGTCACCGCCTTTGCCATTGTATTTGGCGAAATCGTGCCCAAGCGCATCGCTCTCGCCTATCCGGAACAGGTGGCCAGTCTGGTTGCCCCGTTCATGCAGTTGTTCATCCGCGCTCTGTCGCCAGCCATCCGCCTGCTGTCCTGGTCTGCCGACCTGGTGCTGAAGGTGCTGCCGGTGCGTTCTGCACCGGAAGTGAACGGTGTGGAGGACATCCTCGCCGCCGTGGATGAAGGCATCCGCTCGGGGGCCATCGCGCCGGAAGAGAGCCATTTGCTGGGTAATGTGTTTTTGCTCGAAGGTCGTCATGTTGCCGCCGTCATGACGCCGCTGAAGGATGTCGCCTTTATCGATCTTGACCGCTCGCACAATGAGAACCTGCATGTCCTGCGCGAAGCACCGCACGGTCGCTATCCGATTTGCCGCGGCAGCATGCAGAAAGTAGTCGGCCTGGCGGAAAGCCGTACCCTGCTCCAGGCCGCGCTCGCCGGTGAGCTGAAGCATTTTGCCGACATGCCGCTAATACCCCCGCTTTACATCCCGGCCAGCCTGACCTTGCTGGAACTGTTGCGCACGTTTCGCGAGCGTAACGCTGACTTCGCCCTGGTCGTCAACGAATTCGGCCTGACCGAAGGCGTGGTCACCATCAGTGATCTGTTTCAGACCATGGCGGGCAACATGATGCCCGGCGTCGACGCTCCGGAGCAGTCGCTCGCCGTGCAGCGGGAAGATGGCTCCTGGCTGCTCGATGGCCTGCTGCCCATCGATATGCTGCAAGACAAACTCGACATCGCGGGACTGGGTGAAGATGCCAATGGCCTGTATCACACGGTCGGCGGCTTTGTGGTGGCGCACATGGGCAAGATTCCCAAACGCGCGGAGAAGTTTCGCCATGGCGAGTGGCAGTTCGAAGTGGTGGATATGGACCACAACCGGGTTGACGAGGTGCTGGCCGTCAAATTGCAGGTGACGACCGATCCCGATCAGGGAACACCTTGA
- a CDS encoding FAD-binding oxidoreductase, with product MNALLEALRVVVGPAHLLTGDADMAPYCRDWRGRYQGQALCVARPGSTGEVAEVVRLCAAAGVPMVPQGGNTGLCGGGVPRGGEVLISLGRLNRVRAVDEDSITVEAGCTLTQVQEAARAAGRFFPLSLAAEGSATIGGNLSTNAGGVQVLRYGNARDLTLGLEVVLPDGRCWNGLRRLRKDNTGYDLKHWFIGAEGSLGLITAAVLKLYPPLRATATAWVAVADPARAVALLSRLRQHLGDRISAFELIGHSALEMVLRHIPGSRAPLDKAHPWYVLVELTDTLVADLTAPLTSVLADASLAGEVKDGAIAASEIQARDFWRLRENISEAQRIEGISIKHDVAVPIARIAEFIARADQALVSEFPGARIVCFGHVGDGNLHYNPSRPAVQDNDAFIAQTPRVNRIVHDLVHGLGGSISAEHGLGQLKRDEILRYKSGLEMELMRSLKQALDPCCLMNPGKVL from the coding sequence ATGAACGCCCTGCTGGAGGCCTTGCGCGTCGTTGTCGGTCCCGCTCATCTGCTGACCGGGGACGCCGATATGGCGCCCTACTGCCGGGACTGGCGGGGGCGTTACCAGGGCCAGGCCCTGTGCGTGGCTCGCCCTGGCAGCACGGGGGAAGTGGCCGAGGTGGTGCGGCTCTGCGCTGCAGCCGGTGTTCCCATGGTGCCCCAGGGGGGCAATACCGGATTGTGCGGCGGTGGCGTGCCCCGGGGCGGCGAGGTGCTGATCTCCCTGGGCCGGCTCAATCGGGTGCGGGCTGTGGATGAGGATTCCATCACCGTGGAGGCCGGTTGCACCCTGACCCAGGTCCAGGAGGCGGCCCGGGCCGCCGGTCGCTTCTTTCCCCTTTCCCTGGCTGCCGAGGGCAGTGCAACCATCGGCGGCAATCTTTCCACCAACGCTGGTGGGGTCCAGGTGCTGCGCTATGGCAATGCCCGGGACCTGACTCTTGGCCTGGAAGTGGTTTTGCCCGACGGTCGCTGCTGGAACGGCCTGCGCAGGCTGCGCAAGGACAACACCGGCTACGACCTGAAGCACTGGTTCATCGGCGCCGAGGGCAGCCTGGGCCTGATTACCGCCGCCGTACTCAAGCTTTATCCGCCCCTCCGGGCAACAGCCACCGCCTGGGTAGCGGTCGCCGACCCGGCCCGAGCCGTGGCTTTGCTGTCGCGACTGCGCCAGCACTTGGGGGATCGGATCAGCGCCTTCGAACTGATCGGGCATTCCGCCCTGGAGATGGTCCTGCGCCACATTCCCGGCAGCCGGGCACCCCTGGACAAGGCCCATCCCTGGTATGTGCTGGTGGAGCTGACGGATACCCTTGTAGCAGATTTAACAGCGCCTCTGACCTCGGTCCTGGCCGATGCGAGCCTGGCGGGAGAGGTGAAGGATGGCGCCATTGCCGCCAGTGAAATCCAGGCCCGGGATTTCTGGAGGCTGCGGGAGAACATCTCGGAGGCCCAGCGCATCGAGGGTATCTCTATCAAGCACGATGTGGCGGTGCCCATCGCACGCATCGCCGAATTTATCGCCCGGGCTGACCAGGCCCTGGTCAGCGAATTCCCCGGGGCGCGCATCGTCTGCTTCGGCCATGTGGGAGATGGCAATCTGCACTACAACCCCTCCCGGCCGGCGGTCCAGGACAATGACGCATTCATCGCCCAGACCCCCCGGGTGAATCGCATCGTCCATGATCTGGTGCATGGGCTGGGGGGCTCCATCTCCGCCGAGCACGGCCTGGGGCAGTTGAAGCGCGACGAGATACTGCGCTACAAGTCGGGCCTGGAAATGGAGCTGATGCGCAGCCTGAAGCAGGCCCTGGATCCCTGCTGTTTGATGAACCCAGGGAAAGTGCTGTAA
- a CDS encoding YdcH family protein has translation MFPEYRELISQLKAHDRRFDSLCIKHNELDQKIQDMEAHIEPASHEDIEILKKKKLRLKDEIFELLKKASATRPA, from the coding sequence ATGTTTCCGGAATATCGCGAGCTAATTTCCCAACTCAAGGCGCATGATCGTCGCTTTGACAGTCTATGCATCAAGCACAACGAACTGGACCAGAAGATCCAGGACATGGAGGCCCATATCGAGCCGGCAAGTCATGAAGACATTGAGATATTGAAAAAGAAAAAATTGCGGCTCAAGGATGAGATATTTGAATTGCTCAAGAAAGCCAGCGCAACCCGGCCGGCATGA
- the rimO gene encoding 30S ribosomal protein S12 methylthiotransferase RimO, with amino-acid sequence MNQKIPTVGFVSLGCPKASADAEQILTRLRAEGYEISGSYEGADLVVVNTCGFIDAAVEESLDAIGEALAENGKVVVTGCLGAKGDVVRQHHPQVLAVTGPHAAQEVMDAVHAHLPPLHDPFVDLVPAQGIRLTPEHYAYLKISEGCNHRCSFCIIPSLRGDLVSRPIGEVMQEAENLARAGVKELLVISQDTSAYGVDTKYRTGFWGGRPVKTRLLELCQALGDLGIWVRLHYVYPYPSVDDLIPLMAEGKILPYLDVPFQHASPRILKLMKRPASAEKVLERIQAWRREVPDLTIRSTFITGFPGETEAEFNELLDFLDEAQIDRVGAFAYSAVDGASANELPNPVPEGLREERRMRLMQHQEDISTQRLERRIGQRIRVLVDDIDEEGAIARSEGDAPEIDGLVYISDGQDLEIGEFAEVTVQDCDVHDLYATLEQDLRA; translated from the coding sequence ATGAATCAGAAAATTCCCACTGTCGGATTTGTCAGCCTCGGCTGCCCCAAGGCCTCTGCCGATGCCGAGCAGATCCTGACCCGGCTCAGGGCCGAGGGCTACGAGATTTCCGGCAGCTACGAAGGTGCCGATCTGGTGGTGGTCAATACCTGCGGTTTCATCGACGCGGCAGTGGAGGAATCCCTGGACGCCATCGGCGAGGCCCTGGCCGAGAATGGCAAGGTGGTGGTGACCGGTTGCCTGGGGGCCAAGGGCGACGTGGTGCGTCAGCATCATCCCCAGGTGCTGGCCGTCACCGGTCCCCATGCCGCCCAGGAAGTGATGGATGCGGTGCACGCCCATCTGCCGCCTCTGCACGATCCCTTCGTGGACCTGGTGCCGGCCCAGGGCATCCGTCTGACCCCCGAGCACTATGCCTATCTGAAGATTTCCGAAGGCTGCAACCATCGTTGCAGCTTCTGCATCATTCCTTCCCTGCGGGGCGACCTGGTGAGCCGGCCCATCGGTGAGGTCATGCAGGAGGCCGAGAATCTGGCCCGGGCCGGGGTCAAGGAACTGCTGGTGATTTCCCAGGACACCAGCGCCTACGGGGTGGATACCAAATACCGCACCGGCTTCTGGGGCGGCCGCCCGGTCAAGACCCGACTCCTGGAGTTGTGCCAGGCCCTGGGCGATCTGGGCATCTGGGTGCGGCTGCATTATGTCTATCCCTATCCCAGCGTGGACGACCTGATCCCGTTGATGGCCGAAGGCAAGATCCTGCCCTACCTGGACGTGCCCTTTCAGCATGCCAGCCCGCGCATCCTCAAGCTGATGAAACGTCCGGCCTCCGCCGAGAAAGTGCTGGAGCGGATCCAGGCCTGGCGCCGGGAGGTGCCGGACCTGACCATCCGCAGTACCTTCATCACCGGCTTCCCCGGCGAGACCGAGGCCGAGTTCAATGAACTGCTGGACTTCCTCGATGAGGCCCAGATCGACCGGGTGGGTGCCTTCGCCTATTCGGCGGTGGATGGCGCCAGCGCCAATGAATTGCCCAACCCCGTACCCGAGGGCCTGCGGGAGGAGCGGCGGATGCGCCTGATGCAGCATCAGGAGGACATCAGTACCCAGCGACTGGAGCGCCGCATCGGCCAGCGCATCCGTGTGCTGGTGGACGATATCGACGAGGAGGGGGCTATCGCCCGCTCCGAGGGCGATGCGCCGGAGATCGACGGCCTGGTCTATATCTCTGACGGCCAAGATCTCGAAATCGGCGAGTTTGCCGAGGTGACGGTGCAGGATTGCGACGTCCATGACCTGTACGCAACCCTGGAGCAAGACCTGAGGGCATGA
- a CDS encoding DUF6088 family protein, producing the protein MNTLPEAILTHARSLPEGGLVLPKEFLHMGTRAAVDQALSRLTQQGKLLRVVRGAYVAPVSSRFGTRAPAPEKVVQALAAQSGEVVAPHGAIAANTLGLTQQVPVREVYLTSGRTRKLKLGRSEIMVKHVPRWMLALGKGPAGAAVRALAWLGPTHASKSLATLHRSLSPAEWQILESSRGALPSWMARAIGEEAAHG; encoded by the coding sequence ATGAATACGTTACCCGAAGCCATCCTGACCCATGCCCGATCCCTGCCCGAGGGAGGTCTGGTGTTGCCCAAGGAATTTCTGCACATGGGCACACGGGCCGCGGTCGATCAGGCGCTCTCGAGGCTGACCCAACAGGGGAAGTTGCTGCGGGTCGTGCGTGGCGCGTATGTCGCACCGGTCTCCAGCCGCTTTGGTACACGCGCACCTGCGCCGGAGAAAGTGGTCCAAGCGCTGGCGGCTCAAAGCGGTGAAGTTGTCGCTCCCCACGGCGCCATCGCGGCGAACACCCTGGGCCTGACCCAGCAAGTGCCCGTTCGTGAGGTCTACCTGACCTCCGGACGAACCCGAAAGCTCAAACTCGGCCGCTCCGAGATCATGGTGAAGCATGTGCCTCGCTGGATGCTGGCTTTGGGCAAGGGCCCCGCCGGCGCCGCAGTGCGTGCCCTGGCTTGGCTGGGGCCGACCCATGCAAGCAAGTCACTGGCGACGCTACACCGATCACTTTCGCCGGCAGAATGGCAGATCCTTGAATCCTCCCGTGGGGCGCTGCCGTCATGGATGGCGCGAGCAATTGGCGAGGAAGCGGCGCATGGCTGA
- a CDS encoding helix-turn-helix domain-containing protein codes for MSREFESTLIRCALASTGGCRQDAARLLGIGRNTITRKIHALSLDSIDALPHPMLKSQSRSQPTNK; via the coding sequence ATGAGCCGGGAATTCGAGTCGACCCTGATCCGTTGCGCCCTTGCCTCCACGGGAGGGTGCCGCCAGGATGCGGCCCGCCTGCTGGGTATTGGCCGCAACACGATCACGCGCAAGATTCATGCATTGAGCCTGGACAGCATCGATGCCTTGCCCCACCCAATGCTGAAATCGCAGTCCCGTTCACAACCAACCAACAAATAA
- the rnk gene encoding nucleoside diphosphate kinase regulator — MRHENTTTRPHNDALVRNTGDLVISDDDYVRLRKIVGEHDLAEELDRAIVVPAERIRENTVTMHSRLIYRDESTGTTREVELVYPDEADSMAGRVSVLAPVGCALLGLSAGQSIDWNLPGGKVHRLRVERVLFQPRPGDSGSAAAKTR; from the coding sequence ATGAGACACGAAAACACAACAACCCGCCCTCACAATGATGCACTGGTCCGAAATACAGGCGACTTGGTCATCTCTGATGATGACTATGTCCGCTTGCGCAAGATTGTCGGCGAACACGATCTGGCCGAAGAATTGGACCGGGCTATTGTCGTTCCAGCGGAGCGTATCCGAGAGAATACTGTCACCATGCATTCGCGCTTGATCTACCGCGACGAAAGTACCGGTACGACGCGCGAGGTCGAGCTGGTTTATCCCGACGAGGCCGATTCCATGGCGGGCCGGGTTTCGGTCCTGGCTCCTGTCGGTTGCGCTCTACTGGGCCTGAGCGCCGGGCAATCGATCGACTGGAATCTGCCGGGTGGCAAGGTTCATCGTCTGCGAGTCGAACGTGTGCTTTTTCAGCCACGGCCCGGGGACTCAGGCTCCGCCGCCGCCAAGACCCGGTAG
- a CDS encoding LysR family transcriptional regulator, with translation MLDLNLLAVFARVVEAGSFAEAARRLSSSRSAVSKAVAKLEVALGARLLNRTTRHLSLTEIGAAVAEHGGRIVEEAIAAENLVASLASEPRGVLRVSASVAFGTLHVAPALAEFLPRHPQMKVDLTITDRWVDLAEEGYDVAINVTGQPPQHWVARKLAPIRRKLCATPEYFRQRGVPLTPTDLVGHNCLDYTRSGEQGRWRFTGPEGEISVPVNGPLHVDDDEALSQAVLGGLGLGLLPTFIIGKDLQSGKLQAVLSEYIPVERYVYAMYLPTRHLPNKVRVFIDFLVKLIGDEPYWDRSVA, from the coding sequence ATGCTCGATTTGAACTTGTTGGCGGTATTTGCACGTGTCGTGGAGGCTGGCAGCTTTGCCGAGGCGGCACGGCGCCTGTCGAGTTCCCGTTCGGCCGTGAGCAAGGCAGTTGCCAAGCTGGAAGTGGCTCTCGGTGCGCGATTGCTCAACCGCACGACCCGCCACTTGAGTCTGACCGAGATTGGCGCGGCCGTCGCCGAGCATGGCGGCCGTATCGTCGAAGAAGCGATCGCCGCCGAAAACCTCGTTGCCAGTCTTGCTTCCGAGCCACGCGGCGTGTTGCGTGTCAGTGCGTCAGTGGCCTTTGGCACGCTTCATGTCGCCCCTGCGCTGGCCGAGTTTCTGCCGCGCCATCCGCAAATGAAGGTCGATCTGACGATCACGGATCGCTGGGTTGATCTGGCCGAGGAAGGTTACGACGTGGCCATCAATGTCACCGGGCAGCCGCCGCAACATTGGGTGGCGCGCAAGCTGGCGCCGATACGCCGCAAACTGTGCGCGACTCCGGAATACTTTCGCCAACGAGGTGTTCCGCTCACCCCCACGGACCTGGTTGGGCATAACTGCCTTGACTACACTCGCTCCGGCGAGCAGGGGCGCTGGCGATTTACCGGGCCGGAGGGGGAAATTTCGGTTCCGGTGAACGGGCCGCTACACGTCGATGACGACGAGGCGCTGTCGCAGGCCGTGCTCGGTGGCCTGGGGCTAGGCCTGTTGCCCACCTTTATTATCGGCAAGGATCTGCAGAGCGGAAAGTTGCAGGCCGTGTTGTCGGAATACATTCCGGTGGAACGCTACGTTTATGCCATGTACCTGCCGACACGACATCTTCCCAATAAAGTCAGGGTGTTCATCGACTTTCTCGTCAAACTCATCGGCGATGAACCCTATTGGGATCGAAGCGTCGCCTAG
- a CDS encoding nucleotidyl transferase AbiEii/AbiGii toxin family protein yields MAEAFLRLSQDDQREILEIVREKTERPTLLLEKDVWVVWTLGALFDSVLAEDLTFKGGTSLSKAYKLIDRFSEDIDLTYDIRKLIPDLTVGSALLPASRSQASKWTRAVRERLPEWIATNVLPALQAALARDQLQARLELGGEEKDKLLLHYPTLKPSSGYVQTVVTLEFGGRATGEPHQALPVACDMEGHVEDVWFPTAKPVVMSVARTFWEKATAAHVYCAQGRIRGERYARHWHDLAAISRSRYFDEVIADRSVAVAVAEHKSFFFLEKDANGDIIDYRAAVAGNLRIVPEGAAHDALWEDYMAMVADAMMLAEPLAFDELMQACGAIQERVNQMAMP; encoded by the coding sequence ATGGCTGAAGCCTTCCTGCGGCTCAGCCAAGACGACCAGCGCGAGATTCTGGAGATCGTCCGCGAAAAGACGGAGCGGCCAACGCTTCTCCTGGAAAAGGATGTGTGGGTTGTCTGGACGCTCGGCGCCCTCTTCGACTCGGTTCTCGCCGAGGACCTGACCTTCAAAGGCGGTACCTCGCTCTCCAAGGCATACAAACTCATCGACCGCTTCTCCGAGGACATCGACCTCACATACGATATCCGCAAGCTCATCCCGGATCTAACCGTCGGGTCCGCTTTGCTGCCAGCGAGCCGCAGCCAGGCCAGCAAATGGACCCGCGCAGTACGGGAGCGCTTGCCGGAGTGGATCGCCACGAACGTGCTCCCCGCCCTTCAGGCTGCACTGGCACGTGACCAGTTGCAGGCAAGACTGGAACTCGGCGGTGAGGAAAAGGACAAGCTGCTGCTGCACTACCCGACGCTCAAGCCCAGCAGTGGCTACGTGCAAACGGTCGTGACGCTGGAATTCGGGGGCCGCGCCACCGGTGAGCCGCATCAGGCCCTGCCCGTTGCCTGCGACATGGAAGGACATGTCGAGGATGTTTGGTTCCCGACCGCCAAACCGGTGGTCATGAGCGTGGCGCGCACTTTCTGGGAAAAGGCAACCGCTGCGCACGTCTACTGTGCGCAGGGACGGATACGCGGCGAACGGTATGCGCGTCATTGGCACGACTTGGCGGCCATCTCGCGCAGTCGGTACTTCGATGAAGTCATCGCGGATCGCTCCGTAGCGGTGGCCGTCGCCGAGCATAAGTCGTTCTTCTTCCTTGAGAAGGACGCCAACGGCGACATCATCGACTACAGGGCTGCGGTGGCTGGCAATCTGCGCATCGTCCCTGAAGGTGCGGCGCATGACGCCCTGTGGGAAGACTACATGGCCATGGTCGCCGATGCCATGATGCTTGCCGAACCTCTCGCCTTCGACGAACTCATGCAGGCATGTGGTGCCATTCAAGAACGAGTCAACCAGATGGCGATGCCATAA
- a CDS encoding monovalent cation/H+ antiporter subunit A, whose amino-acid sequence MELVLIVFLPFLGSLCAAFLPSNARNAEAWLAGAVALATTAIAVSLYPQIETGEVLRLILPWAPALGLDISLRMDGFAWLFALLVSGMGLLVVIYARYYMSPADPVPRFFSFFLVFMGAMLGVVLSGHLIQMVMFWEMTSLSSFMLIAYWHHRGEARRGARMALIVTGSGGIALFGGVLLLGHIAGGYDLDTVLAAGPQIRAHAWYPTVLALVALGALTKSAQFPFHFWLPQAMSAPTPVSAYLHSATMVKAGVFLLARLWPVLAGTDAWFWIVGGAGLCSLVLAGYLAMFQQDMKGVLAYSTISHLGLITLLLGMNSELALVAAVFHIVNHATFKASLFMAAGIVDHETGTRDIGRLSGLGRAMPLTAALAVVAAAAMAGVPLLNGFLSKEMFFAETVFLDRPGWQQIALPLAATLAGVFSVAYSLRLIHRVFFGKLARNLPHAPHEPTRWMLMPSALLVAACVLVGIVPELVIGPYLRTATSAIVGAGGTAYSLAVWHGINAPLLMSFAALGGGVLLYATILARRRATTVPLLEAIDGRHLFDVSLTALTRGAEQAMRQLTSSRLQMQMLLIFVVALGGALLLTKPFTIGWGSQPLLPLDPAFALLCVVGGACALAVAWQAKYHRFAAVAFAGGAGLATSLTFVWFSAPDLALTQLTVEVVTTVLILLGLRWLPRRDESIAGPGGATPRLRRSRDILVAGGCGLGLAALAYAVLTRPAVDGITPFFVQQALPQGGGLNVVNVILVDFRGFDTFGEITVLGIVALTVYALLRRFRPAPESIPLPRQQQEQDGDAVSANHPNHQEALLPAGAMMLPAVLVRLLLPLAMLVSLFFLLRGHNTPGGGFVGGLILATAVILQYLVGGTHWVESRLRIHPLYWIAIGLLLAATAGIGAAFAGAPFLTSQAWHGALPGIGELHLSSVLLFDLGVYMLVVGATVLMLVAIAHQSLRGHHKSAVGEAR is encoded by the coding sequence ATGGAACTTGTGCTGATTGTCTTTCTCCCCTTCCTGGGTAGCCTGTGTGCGGCATTTCTGCCGTCCAACGCACGCAATGCCGAAGCCTGGCTGGCCGGCGCGGTCGCGCTGGCGACCACGGCAATTGCCGTCAGCCTTTATCCCCAGATAGAAACCGGAGAAGTGCTGCGCCTGATCCTGCCTTGGGCGCCGGCGCTCGGACTCGACATCAGCCTGCGGATGGACGGCTTCGCCTGGCTGTTCGCGCTGCTGGTGAGCGGCATGGGGCTGCTGGTGGTGATCTATGCGCGCTACTACATGTCGCCGGCCGATCCGGTACCGCGCTTCTTCTCCTTCTTCCTCGTTTTCATGGGCGCGATGCTTGGCGTCGTGCTCTCCGGTCACCTGATCCAGATGGTGATGTTCTGGGAGATGACCAGCCTGTCGTCCTTCATGCTGATCGCCTACTGGCATCACCGCGGGGAGGCTCGGCGCGGCGCCCGCATGGCACTGATCGTCACCGGCAGCGGCGGCATCGCCCTGTTCGGCGGCGTGCTGCTGCTCGGCCACATCGCCGGCGGCTACGACCTCGACACGGTGCTGGCGGCCGGCCCGCAGATCCGCGCCCATGCCTGGTATCCGACGGTGCTGGCGCTGGTCGCGCTCGGCGCGCTGACCAAGAGCGCCCAGTTTCCCTTCCATTTCTGGCTGCCGCAAGCCATGTCGGCGCCGACGCCGGTCTCGGCCTATCTGCATTCGGCGACCATGGTCAAGGCCGGCGTGTTCCTGCTGGCGCGACTATGGCCGGTGCTGGCCGGCACCGACGCCTGGTTCTGGATCGTCGGCGGCGCCGGGCTGTGTTCGCTGGTGCTGGCCGGCTACCTGGCGATGTTCCAGCAGGACATGAAGGGCGTGCTGGCCTACTCGACCATCAGCCACCTCGGCCTCATCACGCTGCTGCTCGGCATGAACAGCGAACTGGCGCTGGTTGCCGCCGTATTCCACATCGTCAATCACGCCACCTTCAAGGCATCCCTCTTCATGGCCGCCGGTATCGTAGACCACGAGACCGGCACGCGCGACATCGGCCGCCTGTCGGGCCTCGGGCGCGCCATGCCGCTCACCGCCGCACTGGCCGTGGTAGCAGCGGCGGCGATGGCCGGAGTGCCGCTGTTGAACGGCTTCCTGTCGAAGGAAATGTTCTTCGCCGAGACCGTATTCCTCGACCGCCCCGGCTGGCAGCAGATCGCCTTGCCGCTGGCGGCAACGCTGGCCGGGGTGTTCAGCGTTGCCTATTCCCTGCGCCTGATCCACCGCGTCTTCTTCGGCAAGCTAGCGCGAAACCTGCCGCACGCGCCTCACGAACCGACGCGCTGGATGCTGATGCCGAGCGCGCTGCTGGTCGCCGCCTGCGTGCTGGTCGGCATCGTCCCCGAACTGGTCATCGGTCCCTATCTGCGTACGGCGACATCGGCAATAGTCGGCGCTGGCGGGACGGCGTACAGCCTGGCGGTCTGGCACGGTATCAATGCCCCGCTGCTGATGAGTTTTGCTGCCCTCGGCGGTGGCGTGTTGCTGTATGCCACTATCCTCGCCCGACGGCGGGCGACGACGGTGCCGCTGCTCGAAGCCATCGACGGTCGCCATCTGTTCGACGTATCACTCACGGCGCTGACCCGCGGTGCCGAGCAGGCGATGCGGCAACTGACGTCGTCGCGTTTGCAGATGCAGATGCTGCTGATCTTCGTCGTCGCCCTCGGCGGCGCGCTGCTGCTGACCAAGCCCTTCACCATCGGCTGGGGCAGCCAGCCACTGCTGCCGCTCGACCCCGCGTTCGCGCTGCTCTGTGTCGTCGGTGGCGCCTGTGCCCTGGCCGTCGCCTGGCAGGCGAAATATCACCGCTTCGCCGCGGTCGCTTTTGCCGGCGGTGCAGGGCTGGCAACCAGCCTGACCTTCGTCTGGTTTTCGGCGCCCGACCTGGCACTGACCCAACTAACAGTCGAGGTTGTCACCACCGTGCTGATCCTGCTCGGCCTGCGCTGGTTGCCGCGTCGCGACGAAAGCATCGCTGGCCCCGGTGGCGCCACGCCGCGCCTGCGGCGGTCACGCGATATCCTGGTGGCGGGTGGCTGTGGCCTGGGACTCGCGGCCCTCGCCTACGCAGTGCTGACCCGGCCCGCCGTTGACGGCATCACCCCCTTCTTCGTTCAGCAGGCACTGCCGCAAGGTGGCGGGCTCAACGTGGTCAACGTCATCCTGGTCGACTTCCGCGGCTTCGACACCTTCGGCGAAATCACCGTGCTGGGCATCGTCGCCCTTACCGTGTATGCGCTGCTGCGCCGTTTCCGTCCGGCACCTGAAAGCATTCCCCTGCCACGCCAGCAGCAGGAACAGGACGGCGATGCGGTGTCCGCGAACCACCCGAATCACCAAGAGGCGCTCCTGCCCGCCGGGGCCATGATGCTGCCCGCCGTGCTGGTGCGGCTGCTGCTGCCGCTGGCGATGCTGGTGTCGCTGTTCTTCCTGCTGCGTGGCCACAATACGCCGGGCGGTGGCTTCGTCGGCGGACTGATCCTGGCCACGGCGGTGATCCTGCAGTATCTCGTCGGCGGCACGCACTGGGTGGAATCGCGCCTGCGCATCCATCCGCTCTACTGGATCGCCATCGGCCTCCTGCTCGCCGCCACCGCCGGCATCGGCGCCGCCTTCGCCGGTGCCCCATTCCTCACCAGCCAGGCCTGGCACGGCGCGTTGCCAGGCATCGGCGAACTGCATCTGTCGAGCGTGCTGCTGTTCGACCTTGGCGTGTACATGCTGGTGGTCGGCGCCACGGTGCTGATGCTGGTAGCCATCGCCCACCAGTCGCTGCGCGGCCATCACAAATCGGCCGTGGGAGAAGCGCGCTGA
- a CDS encoding DUF2934 domain-containing protein: MAKSQKNSSADIASPDSAAKNTGMLHPVTPEQRYHYVEVAAYYIAERRGFDTGCANEDWAQAELDIDRLLAEGQING; this comes from the coding sequence ATGGCGAAATCACAAAAAAATAGTTCTGCTGACATTGCGTCCCCTGATTCTGCAGCAAAGAACACCGGCATGCTTCATCCGGTCACACCTGAGCAACGCTATCACTACGTCGAGGTTGCGGCTTATTACATCGCCGAGCGACGCGGCTTCGATACTGGATGTGCCAACGAAGACTGGGCGCAGGCGGAGCTGGATATTGACCGCTTATTGGCTGAGGGACAGATCAATGGCTGA